The following is a genomic window from Lysinibacillus sp. JNUCC-52.
CAAAATTTGTTCGTTGCTCGTCTTCATCCATGATAAAATCAGCTATCTCCAATTCTTCAACTGTGGCTTTTCTTCTTTCATCCACGATAACCAAGCTGTAATGGACTCGTTGAATACGTATTGTCCAGACTTCCAAATCTGTTAACCTTAATGTCCGTTCGAAATAATCAATCAATGATATAGCTCCTTTTTCATTTTTATACAGTAACTTACAATAAGTGTACCTTAATCCAAATAAAAAAACAGCTTATACTTGTAAGCTGTTTTTAAGGGGTGCAATTCTATTTCAATTTTCAACTATATAGAATGCTAACTTCTTATTGATATTCCTCCACTATTTTTATCCCTAAAATATCTTTATAATCTATAAAAGATTTAGAACCATCATTCCCTAATGCCTGACTATATTCCACTTCCACTTTATCTCCAATTGTTAGAGTTTTAGGAACATCTACTAGAGGGAACCATGTACCATTTTTATGTTTTTGTACAAGTTCGTCTACTGATAATTGACCGATATCATTTTTAATGACGCCTGAGACCACTAAAAATTCATTTTCTTTGATTGCTAAGACTCTTCCACTTCTTACTGGAGTCATTTGACTTTCCTTCTTAGGGATTTTATATTTCTCTCGTAAGATGGTAATGTCTTTATCATAATGCTGCTTTAAAAAATCCATTGCTTCTTGCTCGACAAGCCATCCCCTTACTTGGTCACTAGTATCTTTATAATCGGTATTACTTACTTCCATTAGTAAATTGACTGTGGCCATTTTATAAGCAATTGGCTTGGCATATATAGCAATAAACTCTTCTACTGAGATTTGCAGTTTTTGTAGCCGTTCATCCATTGTTGGCATTGTATCATAATTAAATTCATTCATAATCAATTCTAG
Proteins encoded in this region:
- a CDS encoding DUF3221 domain-containing protein, with product MSKVDIRVVRDLTESKKRVMTNVVQHIEQRNEKQASKSWQYGVLTMILSICLGLFIFNQYKDYQQQASIIPPVLDEKILELQLQKDSYMNGKERLYRASFDNFLYLESNFAYAKSKKIVPSQEQVHQELELIMNEFNYDTMPTMDERLQKLQISVEEFIAIYAKPIAYKMATVNLLMEVSNTDYKDTSDQVRGWLVEQEAMDFLKQHYDKDITILREKYKIPKKESQMTPVRSGRVLAIKENEFLVVSGVIKNDIGQLSVDELVQKHKNGTWFPLVDVPKTLTIGDKVEVEYSQALGNDGSKSFIDYKDILGIKIVEEYQ